In the Centroberyx gerrardi isolate f3 chromosome 9, fCenGer3.hap1.cur.20231027, whole genome shotgun sequence genome, one interval contains:
- the mafaa gene encoding transcription factor MafAa, with the protein MATDLAMSAELPNSPLAIEYVNDFDLMKFEVKKEPPEADRYCHRLPPGSLSSTPISTPCSSVPSSPSFCAPSPGAQPNQSLANGVSGGSSNSNGNNNQSATGKPQLEDLYWIPSYQHHINPEALNLTPEDAVEALIGNAHHHHHHHQAYEGFRGQQYVGEDLSTASAAHHHQAHHHHHHHHGHHARLEDRFSDEQLVSMTVRELNRQLRGFSKEEVIRLKQKRRTLKNRGYAQSCRYKRVQQRHMLETEKCTLQSQVEQLKQDVARLAKERDLYKEKYEKLASRTYNAGGPANSRDPSTGNHGKQANTEFFM; encoded by the coding sequence ATGGCCACCGACCTCGCCATGAGCGCAGAGCTGCCCAACAGCCCCCTGGCCATCGAGTACGTCAACGACTTCGACCTGATGAAGTTTGAGGTGAAGAAGGAGCCGCCCGAGGCCGACCGGTACTGCCACCGCCTCCCGCCgggctccctctcctccaccccgaTCAGCACACCCTGCTCCTCCGTGCCTTCCTCGCCGAGCTTCTGCGCCCCCAGCCCGGGCGCCCAGCCGAACCAGAGCCTCGCCAACGGGGtcagcggcggcagcagcaacagcaacggCAACAACAATCAGAGCGCCACGGGCAAGCCCCAGCTGGAGGACCTGTACTGGATCCCCAGCTACCAGCACCACATCAACCCCGAGGCGCTCAACCTGACCCCGGAGGACGCCGTGGAGGCCCTCATCGGTAACGcacaccaccatcaccaccatcaccagGCCTACGAGGGCTTCCGCGGGCAGCAGTACGTGGGGGAGGACCTGTCCACGGCCTCGGCGGCCCACCACCACCAGgcccatcaccaccaccaccaccaccacggcCACCACGCCCGCCTGGAGGACCGCTTCTCGGACGAGCAGCTGGTCAGCATGACGGTGCGGGAACTGAACCGGCAGCTGCGGGGCTTCAGCAAGGAGGAGGTGATCCGCTTGAAGCAGAAGAGACGCACCTTGAAGAACCGGGGCTACGCGCAGTCCTGCCGCTACAAGCGCGTGCAGCAGAGGCACATGCTGGAGACCGAGAAGTGCACCCTGCAGAGCCAGGTGGAGCAGCTGAAGCAGGACGTGGCTCGCCTCGCCAAGGAGAGGGATCTTTACAAGGAGAAGTACGAGAAGCTGGCCAGCCGGACCTACAATGCCGGTGGACCCGCGAACTCAAGAGATCCGTCCACTGGCAACCACGGGAAACAGGCCAACACTGAGTTCTTCATGTGA